DNA from Brachyspira aalborgi:
GGAATATTATGAGATATTAAATAATCTTTAATATCGTTGACTTCATTTAAATTTAATTCTTCAAATTTACTAGTTATTTCTTCAATATTTATATTCATTTTATATTATTCCCTCTCAAAATTTATATATTAAAAATTTATATTAATTATAATTAAAGTATATAATATTTTAAAAAAATTTAAATAATTAAAAGATTATTTTATACGAAGCGATTAATCATGTTTTTGGTTTTTATTTATATAAATATTTGCATTAATAATAATTTATTAACCTTTCGGAAGCAATCTTAAAGGGTCTATAGACATTCCTAAATAAGAGATTTTAAAATATAATCGACTTTTATTTCCAATAATTTCAGAATCTCCTATATTTCCTATATAATCTCCTTTATTAACAATATCTCCAGCTTTAACTTTTATATCCGACAAATAAGCGTATGCCGTATTATAACCGTTTTTATGTTTTATAATAATTACTTTTCCAAAACCTCTTATATTATCAGAATATTCAACTATTCCGTAATCGGAAGCGACTATTTTATCTCCAGCTTTTCCAGATATAATTATTCCTCTATTTGCTAAATTATTTTCATCCGTTCCGTATTTTGAAACTATGCTTCCTCTATATGGAAAAATAAAAGAACTTTCAGGCAAATCGTCAAAGTCTGTATAAATAGTTTTTAATATTTGAACTTTTAAAGAAGCTCCAGCTTGCAAAGTATAATTATTCAAATCTTTTATATCGTTTAATTTTAATAAATCCGCCAAAACCATTTTATGATTTCTTGCAATAGAATATAAAGTATCTCCTTTTTTAACAGAATAAGAAGAATTAACCAAAGTAGTTTTTTTCTCTCTTTCCGCATAAACTTTTATTATTTCGTCAACTTTAATTATTGATTTTTCGTTTAATCCGTTTAAAGAATATATTTCTACTAAATCCATTCCTTTAGCAACCGCTATTTCGCTTAAAGTATCGCCTTTTTTAATTTTATAATCTTCAATTTTTCTATATTCTCTTTTTACTTCGTTTGATGGTTGATTTTGATTATTATTTAAATTCAAATTAACTTTATTATAAATTTTTATGCTATCGCCTATTTTTAATAAATAATTTCTATTCAAGCCGTTTAATTCTAATAATTGATTTAAAGACATTGAATTATTTGCAGCTATTGCTAAAAGCGTATCTCCTTTTTTAACTTTATAAACAGAAATTATTTTTTTATCGTCTATCGTATTATTTTTATTTTTTTTGGCATATATTTTTAATTTCTCTCCGATTTTTAATTTATATTTTAAAGGCTCTTCTATATTATTTATTCTTAAAAAATCGCTAACGGGAATATCGTTGTCGAAAGCGATTCCAAAAAGCGTATCTCCGCTTCTAACTGTGTATAATTCAAAATTATCTTCAGTTTTTTGATTGTTAATTTCTTTTTTTATATTTTCTATTGAATTTCTATTAACCGAATTATCCGAATTTTTTTCTATAGAATTTTTTTTATTTTCTTCAAACGAAACTTTTTCAATATTATTATTTGCCACTTTTAATGTTTCGCCTACTTTGAGATTATATTTATTAAAATCTTTTATATTATTTATAGCGCAGAATTCACTTGCCGACATTCCATGAGAAAATGCAATTCCTAAAATTGTATCTCCACTTTTTACTTTATAATTTTTGTAAGATTTCGATTTATCGACATCAAAAGCGTAAGATTTATTTACCGAATCAAAAACTAAACTATATTCTTTTTCTTTAACTTTAAGAGTCTCGCCAATTTTAAGATTATATTTATCAGCATCTTCTATGTTGTTCAATTTTAAAAATTCGCTTGCCGACATTCCATGCGAAAATGCAATTCCGTATAAACTATCTCCGTTTTCTACTTTATAATTTATATAATTTGCTCCAAATAAAGAATAAGATATAGATAATCCTAAAAAAATTTTAAAAATATTATTCGTTTTTATCATACCGTTTTAATTGTCTATTTCAAAAACTTCTTCAATCGGCGGGTCTGAAGGAATTATAATAACATTTGATTCTTTTACGCTCGACATTTCGGGACCTTTTTTCATTTTTTCAACAAACTCTTCTATATCTTTTTTGCTTTCCAAATATCCTATTATTTCAACCGAACCGTCATAATTATTCCAAACTTTTCCCGCGATTTTCATTTCGTCTGCGCATTTTTTAGCGTAATATCTGAAACCTACGCCTTGCACTCTTCCTCTTAATACAATATTTACTTTAAACATAATATAAATATCGGAATTTAGGATTATAGAATTTATTTTTATTAACTCTACTTATGATAATTAAAAATAAACATTATATACATTTTTTAAAATAATAGTATAATTTATTAAATTGTATAAAATTATATTTAAGGATTTTTTATGATAGATGTTAAATTAATAAGAGAAAATATAGAATTAGTAGAAGAGAATTTAAGAAAGAGAAGAAGCAAAGTTTCTTTAGATAAATTAAAATCTTTAGAAAGCGAAAGATTAAAATTATTAAAAGAAGTTGAAAACGACAGAGCGAAAAAAAACGAATCTTCAAAAAAAGTCGGAGAATGCATGAAAGCTGGAAAAAAAGAAGAAGCGGAAAAAATTAAAGAAGAAATGAAATTGTTTGTCGAATCATTAAATAAAAAAGAAGAAAAATTATCCGAACTTGAAGAGCAAGTTAATAATGAAATTCTTTATTTACCAAATATGCTTTCCGATGAAGTGCCTGAAGGAGACGATGAAAATAGCAATAAAGAAATTATAAGATGGGGAGAGCCGAAAAAATTTGATTTTGAAGTTAAAGACCATGTAGATATTGCAGTTGGACTTAATATACTAGATATTGAAAGAGCGGTTAGAATGTCAAGAACTCGTTTCTCTTTAATGAAAGGAAAAGGAGCCGCGCTTGAAAGAGCTTTAATTAATTTTATGCTCAAAAAACACACAACAGAACATGGCTACACGGAATATATTCCTCCGATTCTCGTTAATTCAAAAGCTATGACGGGAACGGGGAATTTGCCGAAGTTTGAAGAAGATTTATTTAAGACTACTGATAATCCAGCTTTATATTTAATACCTACCGCTGAAGTTCCTTTAACTAATATATATAGAGAAGAGATTATACCAGAGAGTATGCTTCCAATTTATGCCACAGCCTATACTCCTTGTTTTCGCTCGGAGGCAGGTTCTTACGGAAGAGATATGAGAGGATTGATAAGGCAGCATCAATTTGATAAAGTCGAACTTGTAAAAATATGCGCTCCCGATACTTCAAAAATGGAACATGAAAAAATGCTTAAAGACGCGGAAAGTATTTTGCAGGCTTTAGAACTTCCTTATAGAGTAGTGGTTTTATCTTCGGGAGATATTGGAAACGCCGCTTATAAAACTTTCGATTTGGAAGTTTGGCTTCCTTCACAAAACACATATAGAGAAATTTCAAGCGTAAGCAACTGTTGGGATTATCAATCTCGCCGAATGCAAATGAGAGTAAAGAGAGCAGGCAAAACAGAATTAGTTCACACTTTAAACGGAAGCGGAATAGCCGTTGGAAGAACTTGGATTGCAATTCTTGAAAATTATCAGCAGGAAGATGGAAGCGTAATAATTCCCGAAGCGTTAAGAAGTTTTACGGGATTCGATAAAATAGAAAAAGAATAAATATTAAAAAATAAATTATAGAATATAAAAATAACGCTTGAAATAATTATTTTTTATTCTATACTTGAATATATAACAATATTATATATAGTAATAAATTAATTAAAAAACAAGGAGAATAAAAATGGAATTACTAGCGTATATTTTAGTAATGGAAACAAACGATGAATTTCTTAAGGAATTATTAATGGAACTTTTTACAAAAGACGAAAGAGATATGATTTGGCAAAGGCTTAAAATAGTTACATTGCTTAAAAAGAAAATACCTCAATACGAAATCGCAAAAATATTAAACGCAAGTTTATGTTCAATTACAAGAGGAGCTAAAGAATTAAAAAAACCAAACAGCGCTTTGTCGACAATAGTCGATAAATATCTTATTAATAACGAAGAATTTCAAGAGAGTCTTAATAAATCTCTACAAAAACAATAGACTAATTTCATCCGCATAATCAAAATAGATTTTTTTTATAGATAAATATTCTTTTGAGATAATAAAATATTTTGTATGTTTATTTATTATTTCAGAATGTTTATCTATAAAATCTTCTTTAAAAAGTTTTTTATAATTTAAAAAATTTATTCCTTTTGCGGTTCTTAAAGATAAAAATATAAATTCTTTTTTTCTTGTATCGCTATCCAAATATTCTATATTTTTTACGGGCAATTTATTTTGAGATAAAACTTCCAAATAATCTTTAATATTTTTTGTATTTTCGTATCTATTATTTTTATAACAACCGAAAGCTCCCGCTCCGATTCCTAAATAATCTTTCAAATCCCAATAACCGCTATTATGAATCGATTCGTAATTAGAAAAAGCATAATTTGAAATTTCGTATCTCATAAGCCCAAAACTCTCTATAGTTTCTTTAGCCAAATTATAATAATAAACGCAATCTTCTTCTGCAGGCAAAAAATCTCGCCATTTATTTTTAAGAGAATCGTTAAGCTCTAAATAATATAAAGAAATATGTTTTATTTTAGGAAGCAAATCAAAAGCTTGCAAAATATCTTTTTTAGATTGCTCTTTATCGTTTAACGGAAGTCCGCATATAAAATCAACCGAAATATTTTCAATGTTTGATTTATTTATTAATTTCAAAGCTTCGATAATATCGTTTTTGTCGGTTTTTCTGTTAATTATTTTTAAACTCTCTTCATTGAAAGTTTGAATTCCAATCGACAATCTTATATTTTTTATTTTCGATATAACTTTTAAAGAATCTTTATTTATATCGTTAATATTAAATTCAATAGTTATTTCTTTTATTTCGTCATTATTATTTTTATTTATAACTTCAAATAATTTTTCAAAAAAATATTCTAACATTTTTGCGCCGATTATAGAAGGAGTTCCGCCTCCTATATAAATAGTTTCAATATTTTTTTTATAATCTTTTATTCTAATTTCAAGCTCTTTTATTAAAGCGTCCAAATATTTTTTATACGAATCGGGAGAGTTCATATTAACAACCGAATAAAAATTACAATAAGCGCATTTATAAACGCAAAAAGGAATGTGTATATATAACATTTAATTTAAGAAATCTTTTAAAGAGTTGTATCTTTTTGAATACATTTTTCTTAAAGCTTTTTTCTCTATTTGTCTAATTCTCTCTTTTGTGCAAGAATGCGATTTGCTTACTTCTTTAAGAGTTTTTTTCTCTTCGCCAATTCCGTATCTCGCTTTTATTATTTGTCTTTCCGTATCGTTTAAATCTTCCATAGCAATTTTTAACTCTTCGACTAACTCTTTATTTGTAAGGTTTTCTTCTACTCCGACTTCTCTGTCGTCTTCTATAATATTTGCAAGTTTTTCTTTTATTCCGTCAAAATTAAATTCTCTCTCTAAAGAAACATAATCGCTATTGGCAGCCATTACGCTCATAAGGTCTTTAGGGTCTCTCTTTAATATTTCGGATAATTGATTAACATCGGGAATATCTCCCGTTTTATAATAACTTTGATGAATAACTCTTTCCAAATCAACCAAATCTGTAGCTTTATTTAAAGGCAATCTTATCAATCTTGATTTTTCGTTTATCGCTGTTAATATGCTTTGTCTAATCCAATAAACCGCGTAAGAAATAAAATGATAACCTTTATCGGGTTCAAATCTGTCGGCTGCCATTATTAAACCTAAATTGCCTTCTTCTATTAAATCTTCTAATAAAAGTCCGCTGCTTCTATATTGTTTTGCAATAGTTATTACAAATCTTAAATTGCTTTTTATTAAAGTGGCTCTCGCTTCCATATCGCCTTCTTTTACTTTTCTCGTTAATTCTTCTTCTTCTTCGCGAGTTAAAAGCCTTTCTCTTTTAGCGTCTTCAAGATATATAGTTATATTATCGCTTTCGGCAATACGATGGTTTATATTTTTAATTTTTTTAGACGACATATTATTAACTCTCACAAATATTTATTGGCAATATCATGCACAACCGAATGATTAAAAGAATGAGACGATTTATTCGCTATTATTTTAGCTTTTATCGGTCTCGCCAATATATATAAATCTCCTATTATATCTAAAATTTTATGCCTTACAAATTCATTATCGAAATGTAGCTTCGTATTTATTACCTTTCCTTCGCATAATATTATATGGCTTCCAATCATTCCGCTTCCAGCCATTCCCATTTTTTGAGCGTAATCTATATTATCCAAAGTATTAAAACTTCTTGCCTTTCCTATATCTTCGGAAAACTGCTCGAAAGATTCAAATTTATAATCGTATTGCTGAACTCCGATACTTCCCGAAAAATCTATACGCAAATTAACTTCAAGTCCGTCATAAGGCGAAAGTATTATATAAGTTTCATTATCGTCAACTTTTCCGTAAGTTAATTCTCTATCTATAACTATAGGCTCTATATAATCTTCCTGTTCGATAAAACCCGCTTCTTTTAATGCATCGCAAAATACTAAAGCCGAACCGTCAACATTTGGAACTTCGCCATCGCATTTCACTATTAAATTTGTTATTCCCATCATATGCAATGCTGCTAAAAAATGCTCGGTTGTTTTTATATATCTATTTCCGTTTATTAAAGCCGTAGAATTAACCGCTCCCGATTTGTCTTTTGATAAAATATTTTCATGCGAAAGTTTTATATGAGTATTCGTATTTATATCTATAAAAACTATTCCCGTATTAACTTCTGCAGGAACTAAAGTCAATGCAGTTTTTCGTCCTTCCATTAATGCAAATCCGCTAACGACAACGCTTTTCGCTATCGTCCTTTGAGGAATTCTATATTTTAATTTTGATTTATTATGATTTCCATGTTCATTCAAATAATTTAAATTTTCTTCGTTTTTATTATTTTCTTTTTTATTTAAAACTTCTTCGCAACTTGAAAGCAATTTTGAAACGCTTATAGGTTTTTCTAAAAAATCGTAAGCGCCTAATTTTGTCGCTCTCACGGCAGTCTCAACTCCCGCATGCCCGCTCATCATAATCACAGTAGTTTTTGGATATTTTTCTTTTATATTTGAAAGTATATCTAAACCGTCAGTATTCGGAAGCCAAACATCTAAAAATACTAAATCAATTTTTTTTGATTCAAATATTTTTAAAGCTTCGTCATAATCTTTTGCAATATCTACATCGTAATCTTCATCTTCCAAAACATTTTTACAGGAGCTTAAAATATCTTCTTCATCGTCTATAATTAAAACTTTGTTTTTTATTTTTACGGTTTCTAAATTTTCCATATAATAATTTTAATATATTAACGATATAAAATCAATAGATATTTTATAAATTTATTGATTTTTTATATTTTAGTAGTAAAATTAACTGATAAAAACCTAATTGGAGATAATATTATGCGAAAAATAATAAATTTTAATACGAATTGGAAATTTTCTAAAGAATGGAACGATAATATAAAAAATGAATTTCTTAAAGGAGAAAATATAACTTTGCCTCATACGGTTCATGAAATTCCTTTGCATTATTTTGACGAATCTGACACTTGGCTTATTTCGGGCTATCAAAATATTTTTAATTACGACAAAGCAAAATTGAAAGATAAAAGAATACTTATAAATTTTGAAGGAGCTATGGCGGCTGCGGAATTATTTATAAACGGAAAAAGTTTTGGCGAACATAAAGGAGGATATTTGCCTTTTATACATGATATTACGGAAGCCTTGAAAGACGGAGAAAATATTATAGCGGTAAAATTAGACAGCAGAGAGAGAGAAGATATACCGCCTTTTGGAAATGAAATAGATTATTTATGCTATGGCGGAATATATAGAGAAGTTCAAATAATAATAGCGGATAATATTTCGATAGAAAAAACGATGCTCACGGCTTTATCAAATCAAAAGGTAACGGGAAAAATCAGAATAAGAAATTCAAAAAAACAAATTTCAAAAGAAACTTTATATTTTAATTTGTATAATAGAGAATATAAAATATGCGAAATAAAAAAAGAGATTCAATTAAAAGACGAATTATTTACCGACATAAATATTGATTGGAATATAGAATCCGACAGAATAGAGTTATGGGATATTGATAATCCTAGACTTTATAGACTCGATATAAGTTTAGAAAATAAAGATTCTGTTTCTTTAAATATAGGATTTAGAGATATTAAAATAACAGAAAATGGATTTTTCTTAAATGATAAAAGAATTAAATTAAGAGGATTAAACAGACATCAAAGTTTTCCTTATGTCGGATACGCTATGCCCGAAAGAATTCAAAAAAGAGATGCCGATATTCTAAAATTTGATTTGGGATTAAATATAGTTCGCTCTTCACATTATCCGCCTTCAAAACATTTTTTAGACAGATGCGATGAAATAGGTTTATTAGTTTTTGAAGAAATTCCTGGATGGCAGCATATAGGAGATAAAAATTGGCAAAAAATTTCTATAGAAAATGTTAAAGATATGATAGAAAGAGATTTTCATCATACTTCAATAATTATGTGGGGCGTGAGAATTAATGAGAGTCAAGATAATCATAGTTTTTATAAAGAAACAAATAGAGTATCTCATAAATTAGATAAAACAAGACCAACGGGCGGAGTTAGATATGTAATTGGAAGCGAGTTTCTTGAAGATGTTTTTACCGTTAATGATTTTAATTATGACGGAAAAGAGACGCCGATTAAAGCGCAGAAATTTATAACTAAATTAAATAAAAATGTTCCTTATATGATTACCGAATATAACGGACATATGTTTCCTACTAAAATGCAGGACAACGAAGAAAGATTATCGGAACATACAAAAAGACATTACGAGGTTGTCAATGCAATAGCTATCGATAATCATATTGCGGGCGGAACTGGTTGGTGCGCTTTCGATTATCATACGCATTATGATTTTGGTTCTGGCGATAGAATATGTTATCATGGCGTTTATGATATGTTTAGAAATCCAAAATTTGCATCAACCGTTTATTCTTCTCAAATGGATACAGATAAAAAAATAATATTAGAACCGATAACGATATACGCGAGAGGCGAGCGAGCGATTGGCGGAATTACTCCTTTAATGATTTCCACAAATTGCGATTATGTAGAAGTTTATTTTAAAGATATTATGATTGTAAAAGAATATCCCGCTACAAATAAATATCCTGGATTAAAACATCCTCCGATTATTATTAATATAGAGCAGAATATTCCTGGCGTAAGTTCTATGAATTGGGAAGATTTAAAAGTAATAGGTTATATAAACGGAAAAGCTGAAATTGAAAGAAAATATTTGAAAAATCCTACTTTCAAAGAATTAGAAATAACTGCGGACGATAAAGAAATTAATTCTATAAACGAAGGTTCGGCTTGGGATTCTACAAGAATAACGATTAAAGCGGTTGATTCTTGGGGAAATAGACTGCCTTATATTAACGAAGCTATTAATATAGAAGTAAAAGGAGCGGGAGAGCTTATAGGAAACGATAATCCCGTTTTAGAAGGCGGATATTATTCTTTTTGGGTAAAAACGAGCACTAAAAAAGGAATTATAAAAATAACCATTTCAAATAAGAGAGTGGAAAGTAAGAGTATAGAGATAAAGGTAAAATAGAATAAAGTAAAATAAACCTTCAAAAAATAAAGCGTCCTCCCTCCGCAACAAACGAAAGACGCCAAAATTATAGGAAATACAAAGGATTTGAGAATAATCCTCTGCATAAGAAAGATGCAATTTAAATTTTTACTTTATTATTTAATCAAAATTCTTATTCTTTTTTTTGTCGCTCTGCGCTACTTCGGTGAAAAAAGAAACAAAAAAACATTAACAATATGAATTTAAAGCTCAATATCAATGGCTTATACCATTTTTAAAAATTTCTTTATATTTAGTAACGGGAATTTTATTCCCTTATCTATAGAATATAGAATTTTATTCATATTCTTCACTTAATAACAATATTGTCATTGTGAGACATTGAAAATTCCGTAACAAAGTCGGGCAGAAGCCAAGCAATCTAAATATAGCGATTGTTTAAGCATAGTCTCTCACAATGACAAATTATAAATTTAATAACAAGGTGTTTTAACCCATGACATAAATTTGCAATTGCAAACAATGGGCTGAAGTCCGTTGTTATTTTTAAATTTGAATTACAAAAATCTAATATCAATTTAGTTAAATCTTTTTTAACTTCAATCAAATTTACTTTCGATAACTTATCAAGAAAAATTAAAAATCCTTGTTTAGTTAGAAAAAAATTTTATTCAAAAGGAATGTGCAAAATGAAACACACAAAAAACATTCTTAAATCTTTATTAATAATGGTAATGGCTTTATCGTTATTGTCGGTAAGCTGTAGCAAAGACGAAGGAAGTAAACCTACTGCTCCGTCTACTCCGATTAAAATCGATGCTGCAATTCTTGATTGAGCAATAAAATTAGCTGCAACTAAATTAGCTACAGATTCATCAACAGATAAAGTTGCATTTGACTTTAATAATTTTACTTCCACTAGCGGAACAGGTTCTGCAAGCGCTAAAGTTACTGCAGCAGTAAAAGTGGCTGATTTAAAGACAACATTAGAAAGTGATTTTAAATTAGATACTGATGATTATTCTTCTACTGCATACGCTGGAACAATTCAATACTATGATAAAACGGCAACATTAACTATTACTATTAAAGGTAATAACACTTTTGCTTCAGATGTAACACCTAAATATTCAGAAGTAGAAAAAGGTAAATCAGTTAAAACTGTAATAACTATTACTGCAGATAAAATATGGAATAATCAAAATTAAAAATTCCATTAAAGTATGGTTTTAAGCTAACTACAAAAAATAAAGATTTAAGCCAAAGCCTCTATGTTCAAAAGAGCATAGGGGTTTTATTTTTTAAATGAAGGTAATAATTTATTTTTATCTGTCAAAATTTAAATTAAATTTATAAAATTATATATGCTAATAAAATAGAGATTTAATCTAACAAATCCTATGTTAATAGTAGAAATTACAAAATAAATTATCCTAAAAATATTATATCGGTTTTTAATTCTTCCAAATTTTCTATATTAAAAACTTCTCTAATTATTTTTTTATATTTGTTTAATTGATTTTGATAAAATGCAATTTTTTTTTCGCTTTTCTTTGAAGTTTTATAATCTAAAATAAAATATTTGCCTTCGGAATTTTGAGTAATCAAATCTATTTTAGCTGGTATTATAAATATAGTTTCATTTTCTAATTTTCTGCTCTGAAATTTATGCTCTCTTGAAATAATTTTTTCGTTTCCGTTTATTATATTTTTTATATGCTCGTTTTTGATAAAATTATTAAAATATTTATCAAGCTTGTCTTTCAAATCGTTATTGTCATAATATTTATAATATTTTAAGGTATCGATTTTTAATTTTTCAATATAATTTTCTTTATCTTTCAAATATTTATCGAAATCAAAATTTTCAAATAATTCATGCATTATCGTTCCCATATTCGTTGGAGAGATTTTTATTTTCTCTTCATAATCGTTATAATCGTTTTCTTTTTCAAATTCTAAATTCGATAATTTTTTATTTAATAATTCGCCTATATCTTTAAAATTGTCTTCTTCAAAATTATTTTTTACTCCGATTTTTGAAGGAATAACATATTGAATATTATTTATTTCGTTATTTTTAATTTTATTTTCATTAACAATATTATTTGGAATATTTTTTAATTTCTCATTTATTTGAGCGATATTTTTTATATTGTTTTTTTCGTTTGATTTTATTCCTCTTCCGTAAGAATAAAAATTAACAAAATCGTTTTTTATATCTTTTATTTCAATTAATTCTTTTTGGCTTTCGCTTGAAATTTTATTATTTAATTCTTTTAATTCTGCAATATAATCGTTAATATATCCTCTATAAGTATTTTTTCCTCTGCCTTCTCCCGAAATAGTTAAATTTTCTCCCGCTCTCGTTAATGCTACATATAATAGTCTTCGCTTTTCTGACAAATCCGCAATTCTATTATATTCTTTATCTTTTTCGGATATTCTTATATTATAATCTTTAATATAATTATGCACGGGAATTTCTATAACGGGAAAATCTTCTATAAAATCAAATCTATCATTTGCAGAATTTCTATTATAACCCGCTCCCGCTAAAAATACATTCTTAAACTCCAAACCTTTAGATTTATGAATTGTCATTACCTTTACGGCTTCAACCGACAATTTAGGAACGGAAGCGTAAGAAATATCGTTTACTACGGAAGTTAATCCTATAACAAAATCGTAAACATTTTTTCCGCTCTTATCTTCAAAATCATAAGCGATTGATTTTAATTTTTCTATATTCGCATAGCATAATTCTCCGTCTTCTTTAGTCATTAAATAATTATAATAATTCGTTTCAATGCAAATAGTTTCTATAATATCGTAAGAATTAATAGTCGCGGATTTTCTCTCTAAACTATTTAACAATTCTCTATTTTTTTCAAGCTCTTTATAATATTTTTTTTCTTTCGCTATTTTGCATGCATTTTGATAATTCTCTGAATATAAAGAACTTAAAGAAAAATAATCTTTTAAATCCAACATTTCAGATAATAAAGAATTTGAAAAATCGGATAAATCGCCAATATTGATATCAAAAAATTTTTCTCTCAATAATTTAGGCAAAACGGAATAATCTTTTAATATCAAATATTTTAAAAATAAAATTATATTTTCTATTTCCTCTCTCGCATAAAAACCGTTTCCGCCATCCACATAATATGGAATTTTTAAATCCGATAAAGCCTCCAAATAAATATTTAATCTCGTAAAAGTTTGAAGTAAAATAACGGTTTCTTTATATTCTTCTTTTTTGTAATTTTTATTTATATAATTTGCAATAGAATAGGCTTCTAATTTAGTTTTTGAATCTATATCTAATTTTTTATCTTCTTCTTCAAAATTATTATTTAATACAAATAAAGAAACGGATTTTTGTTCAGTTTTTTTATTATATAAAATATTATCGCCTTCTTTATATTTTACCAAATCATCGTCAAAAAAAACGACTTCTTTAAAAAAGCGATTAAAAAATTCTATAAGCATTGAATTGCTTCTATAATTATTTTTTAAGTCAATCAAATAATCTTTAAATGAATTTTGAATATTAGTAAATATATTTAAGTTGGCGTTTCTAAATCTGTATATCGATTGTTTTCTATCGCCTACAATTAATATTTTTTTATTTATTTTATCTAATTCTTTTATATCGTTTTCGTTTATATCTCTTTTTCCAAATACGATTAAATTTATAAAAGAAAATTGAAGTTTGCTCGTATCTTGAGCTTCGTCAAGTATCAAAGCTTTTATATTATCTCTTATCTCTTTAGATATTTTTTTATTTTCTAAAGATTCTATAGCTTTTGACATAATATCTTCATGAGAATAAATGCCGTTTTCTTTTTTTATTTTTTCAAATTTATTAAATGTTTCTTTTATAAATTCTATAATTTCAATATAATTATCTTTATTATAAATCGCTTCAATATATTTAATCATTAAACTGCAATAATTATTTAAATTGTATAATATATTTTTTAATTCTTCGGCTTTAGTATTTCCAAGTTTTGCAGTTGAAACTTCAATTAAAGAATCTCTTATATTTTCAAAATTCGCATAATTCAAATTTTTTACATTATCTTTTTTTTCTATATTATTTATGCATTCTAATAATTTTGTTATTTTATATTTGCATTTATTTATGGTTGTATTTTCTTTTGTGTTATCGTTCATTACTTCGTTTGAATAA
Protein-coding regions in this window:
- a CDS encoding UvrD-helicase domain-containing protein, which produces MENIKLNKEQEKIINNFVNKNACFVNASAGTGKTTTITEVYIKLLESGEKVSNIIVITFTKAAANEMLLKIRNRIRKKINEENINKNYWQNIYKELLSNSKISTINAFAHSIVKEYSMHLGMPPNIYILEEDNQADEILQEEILNVLDFSENGKKVKKIYRVYTEEDKEIFIKSIFNFLVKIKPRLENIEAFEKVALKCIDIDDKEYSKLYNDIIHYSNEVMNDNTKENTTINKCKYKITKLLECINNIEKKDNVKNLNYANFENIRDSLIEVSTAKLGNTKAEELKNILYNLNNYCSLMIKYIEAIYNKDNYIEIIEFIKETFNKFEKIKKENGIYSHEDIMSKAIESLENKKISKEIRDNIKALILDEAQDTSKLQFSFINLIVFGKRDINENDIKELDKINKKILIVGDRKQSIYRFRNANLNIFTNIQNSFKDYLIDLKNNYRSNSMLIEFFNRFFKEVVFFDDDLVKYKEGDNILYNKKTEQKSVSLFVLNNNFEEEDKKLDIDSKTKLEAYSIANYINKNYKKEEYKETVILLQTFTRLNIYLEALSDLKIPYYVDGGNGFYAREEIENIILFLKYLILKDYSVLPKLLREKFFDINIGDLSDFSNSLLSEMLDLKDYFSLSSLYSENYQNACKIAKEKKYYKELEKNRELLNSLERKSATINSYDIIETICIETNYYNYLMTKEDGELCYANIEKLKSIAYDFEDKSGKNVYDFVIGLTSVVNDISYASVPKLSVEAVKVMTIHKSKGLEFKNVFLAGAGYNRNSANDRFDFIEDFPVIEIPVHNYIKDYNIRISEKDKEYNRIADLSEKRRLLYVALTRAGENLTISGEGRGKNTYRGYINDYIAELKELNNKISSESQKELIEIKDIKNDFVNFYSYGRGIKSNEKNNIKNIAQINEKLKNIPNNIVNENKIKNNEINNIQYVIPSKIGVKNNFEEDNFKDIGELLNKKLSNLEFEKENDYNDYEEKIKISPTNMGTIMHELFENFDFDKYLKDKENYIEKLKIDTLKYYKYYDNNDLKDKLDKYFNNFIKNEHIKNIINGNEKIISREHKFQSRKLENETIFIIPAKIDLITQNSEGKYFILDYKTSKKSEKKIAFYQNQLNKYKKIIREVFNIENLEELKTDIIFLG